One window of the Asticcacaulis sp. SL142 genome contains the following:
- a CDS encoding DUF924 family protein, producing the protein MIFGLIKPSQVIEFWREAGPQAWFAKNDDFDARFTAFCHDLHMKAAARTLDGWTQTADGTLALLILLDQYPRNAFRGTAHMFATDPLARTVADTAIAAGQDMEIEPLLRGFVYLPFMHSEDLADQERSVGLNEPLGGDSLAYAIEHRDIIVRFGRFPHRNAVLGRETTPEEAAFLADGGFAG; encoded by the coding sequence ATGATCTTTGGGTTGATTAAGCCCTCACAGGTCATCGAGTTTTGGCGCGAAGCCGGGCCGCAGGCATGGTTTGCCAAAAACGATGACTTCGATGCCCGCTTTACGGCCTTTTGCCACGATCTGCATATGAAAGCGGCGGCGCGCACGTTGGATGGCTGGACGCAGACAGCGGACGGTACACTGGCGCTGCTGATCCTGCTTGATCAATATCCGCGCAATGCCTTTCGCGGGACGGCCCATATGTTTGCCACGGACCCGCTGGCGCGCACGGTCGCGGACACAGCCATTGCCGCCGGTCAGGATATGGAGATTGAGCCCCTGCTGCGCGGTTTTGTCTATCTGCCGTTTATGCATTCAGAAGACCTTGCTGATCAGGAACGCAGTGTGGGGCTGAATGAGCCTCTGGGCGGGGACAGTCTGGCCTACGCCATTGAGCACCGCGATATCATTGTCCGGTTTGGGCGCTTTCCCCATCGCAACGCGGTGCTGGGGCGCGAAACGACGCCGGAAGAAGCGGCGTTTCTGGCTGACGGCGGTTTTGCGGGCTGA
- a CDS encoding TetR/AcrR family transcriptional regulator — protein MSDRRKDMPVKDPASKDVTPRDTPKSRRTRLQILDTSMRLFAELGYDRAGNAAIAEACGLTRGAMLYHFPTREALVEAAAWHIHAAREAMFEAEAAKLKPGQDALDGAVDAYWRLLSSVPFSAFLALERAARQDADVAKAIRPAQEAFDQGAMGNATPGFITAGIDARFQASRDLARFALDGLHRAALTYDQPERVENLINVIKRALHMLNRKGDVHDLWVD, from the coding sequence ATGAGCGATCGCCGTAAAGACATGCCCGTTAAGGATCCGGCTTCGAAGGATGTGACCCCGCGGGACACGCCGAAGTCGCGTCGTACGCGGTTGCAGATTCTCGACACCTCAATGCGGCTGTTTGCCGAACTTGGCTATGACCGCGCTGGTAATGCCGCCATCGCCGAAGCCTGCGGCCTGACGCGCGGGGCGATGCTGTATCATTTTCCGACGCGTGAAGCTCTGGTTGAGGCGGCGGCCTGGCATATTCACGCCGCTCGCGAAGCTATGTTCGAGGCTGAGGCCGCCAAGCTTAAACCGGGGCAAGACGCGCTTGACGGGGCCGTAGATGCCTATTGGCGCCTGCTGTCGTCCGTGCCGTTTTCGGCCTTTCTGGCGCTGGAGCGCGCGGCCCGTCAGGATGCCGACGTCGCCAAGGCCATTCGTCCGGCTCAGGAAGCCTTCGATCAGGGCGCCATGGGCAATGCCACACCGGGCTTTATCACGGCGGGGATCGATGCCCGCTTTCAGGCCAGCCGCGATCTGGCGCGCTTTGCCTTGGACGGCCTCCACCGTGCGGCCCTGACCTATGATCAGCCCGAACGGGTTGAGAACCTGATCAACGTCATTAAGCGCGCCCTGCATATGCTCAACCGTAAGGGCGATGTGCATGATCTTTGGGTTGATTAA
- the panD gene encoding aspartate 1-decarboxylase encodes MRFLLRSKIHNAYVTEANLAYIGSITIDEDLMDAVGLWEGEKVLVVSNTSGARLETYVITGERGSGRIAMNGAAAHLIAESEQIIIMGFELTSEPIVPRVVLVDRENKLDRYLSETPSTIL; translated from the coding sequence ATGCGTTTCCTGCTCCGTTCCAAAATCCACAATGCCTATGTGACCGAAGCCAATCTGGCCTATATCGGTTCGATCACCATTGACGAAGACCTGATGGACGCGGTGGGCCTGTGGGAAGGTGAAAAGGTATTGGTGGTGTCCAACACCTCTGGCGCCCGGCTTGAAACCTACGTCATTACGGGTGAGCGCGGATCGGGCAGGATCGCCATGAATGGCGCGGCGGCGCACCTGATCGCCGAATCCGAGCAGATCATCATCATGGGTTTCGAATTGACCTCGGAGCCGATTGTCCCCAGAGTCGTACTGGTTGACCGTGAAAACAAGCTTGACCGGTACCTGTCGGAAACGCCCTCGACGATTCTGTAA
- a CDS encoding glycosyltransferase family 4 protein, translating into MRILLATDAWEPQVNGVVTTLKRTLDECRALGHDFEIIQYNEFKTVSWPDYKEVKLALGCYEEVRERILMYAPDAVHIATEGPVGLAARRVCVEWGLPFTTSYHTKFPEYVSARLPLPLSVGYAYMRWFHKPSGRVMVATPTLQKDLEAHGIKNVSPWTRGVDTVMFRPDLEPIYGDLPRPIMAYVGRVAVEKNIEAFLSLDVPGTKVIVGGGPQLEELKVKYPKTVFTGPRFGDELARSYADADVFVFPSLTDTFGLVILEAMATGTPVAAFPAHGPIDIIPGSNAGVINDDLKIAIEEALTLDPKNVRAYAEKFSWRACAEEFVRNLQPLPQPEKARIWTRLKALNPIRKRRKTA; encoded by the coding sequence TTGCGTATCTTGCTGGCCACCGATGCATGGGAACCCCAGGTCAACGGGGTCGTGACCACATTGAAGCGCACGCTCGACGAATGTCGCGCTCTGGGTCATGACTTTGAAATCATTCAGTACAATGAGTTCAAAACCGTTTCCTGGCCTGATTACAAAGAAGTCAAGCTGGCGCTCGGCTGCTACGAAGAGGTGCGCGAGCGCATCCTGATGTACGCCCCCGATGCCGTTCATATCGCCACCGAAGGCCCGGTAGGGCTGGCCGCGCGCCGGGTGTGCGTGGAGTGGGGCCTGCCGTTTACCACCAGCTATCACACCAAATTCCCGGAATATGTCTCCGCCCGCCTGCCGCTGCCGCTAAGCGTTGGCTATGCCTATATGCGCTGGTTCCATAAGCCGTCAGGCCGGGTCATGGTGGCGACACCGACCCTGCAAAAGGATCTTGAAGCCCACGGCATCAAAAACGTCTCCCCGTGGACGCGCGGTGTCGATACCGTCATGTTCCGTCCTGACCTTGAGCCCATCTATGGTGATCTGCCCCGGCCGATCATGGCCTATGTCGGGCGTGTGGCGGTCGAAAAGAATATCGAAGCCTTTTTGTCGCTGGATGTCCCCGGCACCAAGGTGATTGTCGGCGGCGGCCCGCAGCTTGAAGAACTTAAGGTCAAATATCCCAAGACCGTCTTTACCGGCCCGCGTTTCGGTGACGAACTGGCGCGATCCTATGCCGATGCCGATGTCTTTGTGTTCCCTTCTCTGACCGACACCTTTGGGCTGGTGATCCTTGAGGCTATGGCGACCGGCACGCCGGTGGCGGCCTTCCCGGCCCATGGACCGATCGACATCATTCCGGGCTCAAATGCCGGTGTCATTAATGATGACCTGAAAATCGCCATCGAAGAGGCGTTAACGCTCGACCCGAAAAACGTGCGCGCCTATGCCGAGAAGTTTTCGTGGAGGGCCTGCGCCGAAGAGTTTGTGCGCAATCTCCAGCCCCTGCCCCAGCCGGAAAAAGCCCGCATCTGGACACGGCTTAAGGCGCTCAATCCGATCCGCAAACGACGGAAGACGGCTTAA